CCCAGTTCCATGCATCCTAATGTGCTCATTCCAGTCTGCTTTATCAATCTGTCTTCTATTTGTCTGTATTTATAGCAGCtctgtgattaaaatgtgatttatagaGCATTCCCTCCTATTCTATTTAAATTCAATTATATGGCTGGTAATAGTATAATGTCAGAGAACCAAAGAGTTGACAGGTTAATGACATGAGGCCAAAGATGACTGACTGTACATGACACTGTAACCCCGGGGGAAGAGGTTTTCTTCCAGTCTTCCTAGTAAATTGTGCTATGAAGACCAGACAGTCCTACAGAGATGGATCTATGCTCCCACTGTGAAATGTAGCATGAACCACAGTCACAGGTTTTGTTTCACTGGTGGAATGGGCCATACTTTGAATTTTTGGCATTGATATTACTGCTTTTACAGGATACAGTTACTGTAATGTTATCATTAATTGAACTTCATTCCTGGTCAGAATAGAGATGATTATTGTCGTTATCGTCCAGCCATAGTGGCCTAAGCTAAGACAAGTGTCACTTTGTGTCAAGTCATTCTCataccacacaaaaaaaatttaacaatggATTATTTCATCAAACGTTAATCAGGTCAGtataaaagaaatctgatttttgaaCATTATTTCGGTCATCTTTTACATAAAGATTATTTGGAGTCTGAATCTTTGTGACTGGTGATTTcattaaatgcaaattaaaattagtttgtttttttcccaaaatgttctctaaaagttagatttttctgaagttttctgTGTATCATTATgacattacaataaaatataaattttttgtaaGCGTTTTTATgcatatatacttttttttaaaattggaatTGATTTGAGAAAAACTGCAAGGATAtgagtttattaattttactgaaaagaaTGGGAAGTAATTAGGATACAGATTTGAACAGATAGCTCTAACTATCCATTAACATTTcttatattgaaatattttacagttaacatCACGagataaagttttattttatatctggtaaaaaggacaaaatgtccATTCCTTCTAAATTTCCTCAGCTAACTACTGCTGACAGATGAGCTAAAAGTGTCTTCTGAGTTCTGCTTGTACTGTAGaaactataaatatttaaaacctccATGTGCAAGTCTTTccctgcatttatttattaatttaaatattttaaaaaacaactgtATGTCTACTGTCTATTTGAAATGCCACTGTTGAATATGAGTCCACATGTTACATTACATATCTTGAAACTGACATTTGTTTTGTCAAGATTATCAGACCATAACAATCTCATAACAAGCCCTTGGCCATTTCCTTGTTACTTTAGCTTTGTCATGTGGCTGCAAGTGTGCATGTCAGGTTAATTGGCAGCTTTAGTTTGACCTTAAAGTCAGGTTGTTTATCACGTGCATGACTGCTCAAGTCCTGTGACAGACAGGCAATCTGTGAAGGTTGTAGCCCACCTCTTCACTGGTGACAGCTAAGACAGGTTCCAGCCCCCCAAAGCtcagaagaaaatgaagtaaATTTGAGATGTATTGAACAGCTCCTGTGTGCTTTAAGCTGACATACACTTTGAGTTAgatataaaaagcaaaagaggaggagttcaagtatctcgggatcttgttcacgaatgaggggagaagggagcgggagattgacaggcggattggcACAGCGTCTGctgtcaagcgggcgctgtaccggtccgtcgtggtgaagagagagctgagacAAAaggcgaagctctcgatttaccggtcgatctacgttcccaccctcatctatggtcatgacctttgggtcatgaccgaaagaacgagatcacggatacaagcagccgaaatgggttttctccgtagggtgtctgggctctcccttagagatagggtgagatgCTCAGTCgtctgggagggactcagagtagagccgctgctccttcacatcgagaggggccagttgaggtggctcgggtatctggtcaggatgcctcctggacgcctccctggtgaggtgttccgggcacgtcccaccgggaggaggccccggggaagacccaggacacactggagggactatgtctctcgtctggcctgggaacaccttgggattcctccggaggagctggaagaagtggctggggagagggaagtctgggcctcccttctgaagctgctgcccccgcgacccgaccccggagcAGGGCATAAGcggaagatgatggatggatggatggatggatggatggatggataaaaagcaaaaataacagttGTGCAGATCGTAATGAGAATCACTgtaattctatttattttgttttatgagaATGACAGTAAATTTAGAAAGCTAAATTGCAATCTTCTTTCTATTTTGGCAGACATTGAGtgaacatgttttctatttCCTTTCATTTGCTATAATCAGGTTGTTGCAAAACTGTTTCAGCGGGGACGTTTATTAATGATGACGGGACACCCAAGGCGCTTTCTAAAACCAAAGGGAAGTGCATGTAAGGATAAATCAAAGAAGATCTAAAAATTGCGGTCCCTCAGCTCAATCTGGCTGATTGTCTGGTCAAATCAGACTCCAGGTGTTACAACATCCACATAAATTATGATATTTCTCTTTTGAATTGTTTTCCTCTAGGTACAGATGAGCAATTAGTATGGAATCAGATTTATGCAGAGGGATAAATTGGGAGAGAAAGAGGCTCATACACCTTCCAGGATGCCATAAATTATCCAAGGGACCTGTATCTTATTGGCTGAGCTATCTCAGCTGGATGGGCTGAGATCATGTTGCTAGGGCAACTGTGGGGAACCTCCCAGTTCTTTCTCTCTGCATTGTTGTTTATCATAGGAGTTTATTGTATCATTTTTCAAAACTTACCAGTATGCTTTTTCAAAATGACTGCAAATCTGAAAGTAATTTCACTGAAGCCTTTCCACTGCCTGTACAGGACTTAtagaaagcattaaaaaaaatcaagatacTATTCAAATAGCTTGATTTCAGCATACCTGCAGACCTACAGATACATTTTAGTTTTGAGACCTACATACTGGAAATATGCACTAATAAACACCAAGACGGCAACCTGTTTTAAGGCatggtttcattttaaatgtgtgatGACGTCAAGCCGTTACAAGGAAAATACAGCAGAAACCTTTTAAGGACGCTCCTTTTCTGTTACGTAATCCTGTCAGGTCAGTGGGAGCACAAACCTAAAAAGGCAGGAAGTGTTGCTTCCTGCAGCCTCCTGTAATGAAGTGTCAGTAGATCTACACCAGATTGACACGATTATTTGTATCAGATTGTAGTCCACTATTTTATCTCAAAGCtcaacatttacagttaacCTTCCTATTTCatagtttttaaatcattaagtCTACTTTCTATAAAAGACATAAGCTCATTATGAtacaataataaactaaaaaagtattaaataaaatattgaatatgaaTGAAAAGAATTATAAATTATTGTGCATTATCATTAGATATAAAGTACTCATAGATATGTACATACATGGCATGAAGCTTCTTTTCAGTTCCAATAGTATTTAATGTCATTACTATTTTAGGGTAGCTCTCGAAAGTGACTAGAATTGATAAGAAACAGatcaatgtttttaaacataaagaTCATAAAAAAgtgtagtttttctttgttcgTTGCTTTGAAATTCCACAGCAGAATAACATTGATggtgcaagaaataaaaaagtaaccttttttttttctttagtcatTCAAAtataatatgtttatttttctgaaattttttcttaaatgtggAGGTGGGGGGGAAATTAATACTCTTTTTGTATAGGTTTGATTCATTTgctgttttggttattttttttttttttttttacttcttttctaAAACTCTAAAATGTAAGTAATAATGTGGTTCTgtagtttaataataaaataaactgtgaaaCCATCTAAGCCTATCATTTTAAATGGCTATGTGGCTTTTGTCGATCCAGACAATTTAATTAAGAAGGAAAAATATGGGTCTTtacgttattattattatttaatacagATGTTCAGTGTGCACATTGTAACGCTTTTCTGAAATGACCAGAAATGGTATCAATGCGCCATCTACAGGTGGagtttgagaaataaataaattaacattacaGAGTGTGGCGCCATGTTGGAAGATACCAACTTCTATCTGCAGAACAGAAACTAACAAACAACTGTGGTACTACttgttcaaaatatatttaatatgaatgtaatctctaaattattttatgcagTTCGTGAATAATTTTCAGAGTGTAAGTGAACTTACTTATCGGAACTCGAAAACGACGCCATATACCACCCCTTCTGTGTTCACGTCTACGGTTCGGTCGACTAGTGTCATGGCGCTGCTGGGGACACTGACTGCTAAATGTTGTCGGTCGTTACTTTTTAAACCCTTCAAAGGGCTGTTACGGCCAAGCTGGATTCAGGGCTGCATTGGAGGtaagagaaacaaaaggaaaaccgACAGCGACTGACCTGTTTCATGCTGCACACGATTATAGAAACTTACAGGACAGGGTAAATCAAGCACCTCCACTGTAGACCATGAAAAAAAAGCATAGCAAATGTTCATTCGTAGTAAACTTATCTACTCAGAAATAATCTTAAAGGCCTGAGTTGCTTGTAAAAGTTCTGCACTGACAGGCGAATGGTGTGATTGTAAAATGTGTTAGCTGTCAATTCAAAGTGGCCTGGAATTTAAAACATTCCTATAGTTGGACTTTAAGCCACAAGTAATcatcttctgttttgttgtttaaaccTCGATGCTTGaaaaaatttatattgaaaTCTTTTACATTCGTTAATTTAATTACTGGAAGTGTTCCATAGATGTGCTCTTCTGACTATGTTAAGCAGCATAGCGTTGCCAAACATCACTCCTTTTTGGAGGCCCTTTGAACATTCTGtcacaaatacacatttaaagttAACTTACTAATATTGTTCAGCTCTGCCCCCATAGCAAAAGTGGAGGAAGCataataattcagtttaatctGTGAGCACTACAAATGATagtttagaaactttttaagtATGATCAGTTATGCAGAAGAAACAACATGAGTCCCAGCACTGAACCTTGAGGAACCTCACGTGGATTTTTTAGCATCTATAAAcctctcttatttatttaagcagatttaaaaaaaaatttcaccaaGTGAGTGATAACCATCTTATACAATATGTTTGCCTTTTCTTTGGTAATATTTGATCATCAATATCATCTAATAATACCCACAATATCATAGcagttgttgatttttctgctaattttactaacagaaaaacagttgaTCTTTCACTTGTAAATTCGGGTATGTTTTGCAACCTTCATTTAATCTGGAAATgctactaataaaaaaaagccccctttttacctgttttcatttctatcCACAGCAAAGAGGCATTTGTTGTCCGAAGATGTTATCAAACTGCAGGATTTCCAGCAAAAGAAGCTAGCTGTGGCTCACCTTGTTACGGGATCAGATGGTGAGAAACAGTTTGATGCTgaaattttaatgtgaaatttgcttaaattaaaattgtcaACACACCTACACAGGCAATTATATTGAGCTGTTCAGAGAGAAGATGCAAAGAAATGAGCTGATTCTGCGAGATGACCTAAAGTTGCTTCTCCACCTGTGTCAAACGCCAGATGACATGCTAGTAGCCCAAAAAGCCATCTATAGGTAAGTGCTACTCTGTCCCAGACACAAGTTAGACTGAAGCCTTCACTATTTTTCGAAAACTAAAATTCCAatttgtgaaatgtgaaaaggtaTCATGcggagaaccagaaccttttgtATGGAGACTTCAAGTTTGGCCCACTTTTCATGAGGCTTTGCTATGAACTTGGCATGGAGGGAATGGCTACTGCGACTTTAACTGATAAGGTAACAAGTCTAAACAatgataaataattatattaaattacaatgcaaaatagaaacaacttctacaattaatgttttttttttcttttctttctacccTGGACAGAATATGAAAGGCTTTTTCATTGATTCAACCTCGTTTAACATCGCCATCAACATGTTGTTTGTTAAAGGCTCATATGAAAGTAAGGAACAGGTCAGCCTACATGTATCATTGGAGGCAATATTCTAAAAAGCGTTTGTTGTTCTAGGCGCTATGGACGTTTTAAGAACAATGAGGAGCCAAGGAGTACCATTCAACAAAGACACACTCACACTAGCGATTGCTACCTGCTATAAACTGGTAATGATTAAATCACAGTACCtaccaaaagtattcacaccccttaaactttttcacattttgtctcatcagcGCCACAGTTTGTGCtctttactgggattttatgggaTCGAGTAGtgcaaaagaacaaatttaatAATCTACAATTGTGAAGAGGAGGGACAATATAATATCTGAAAACTGTGCCGTACATTTTTATTGACTCCTCCCCTTAGCCTCAATTGCCCAAAAAAATTCTATTAATAGTAAATAGAATACATTTTAGACAGAACTGTTTTTATGaggaaacaaataataattagcTAATATCgattaattaataattagttGAATACATGTTTCAATAATgtattactttttgtttgtctattaccttaaatgtaattaaaattaatcaaagctACTATTTAAGAtcacaaaatgtgtaaaaagttaATGGTGTATTATTGCTTTTGCAAGacaagagtgttttttttttaaccatactTTAGCACTTTACCATCCCAAGTTTGTCTCTGTGgagagtttgatttttttttgttatttgctaTTTGTTGCTCAGAACACAGCAGAATGCTACAGAATCAGTATGTCACTAATAGAAGAAGAACAGACCAGAGGCCAGTTCATCACTCGTCATGCATATTGCTTTGCTGTAGCATTAGCACTCAGACGGGTGAGTTGGAGCTGTGCTCTCTTAATGACGTTGCAGAAATATGTGCAAGTTGTTTGAAAAATACCccgttttcttctgtttttgtatcAGAATGACCTAGAAAAGGCACAGTCTATGTATTCACAAATCATGAGCACTGACAGCAATTTGTGCCAAAACTTTAACGTAAGTGTGTGGCCTGTCATTCCACTGTGTACATATttattggctgtttttggtcaagtttgcatatttatatgtgtttttatgttatagGTTATGCTACTTACCATGTCAGGAGATGTTTTAGGGGCTGCTTCTGTGCTGTCGGCAGCTATGTCGCCCAGTAGGtcgttttttgtaaaaaagccAGAGTTTTCCGAGGAAGTGGTAAGTGATTACAAACGGTGTCAGATTTGTGATATGAcaggttgtaatgtgacaagaTGTAAAAAGGTTCAAAGgcatgtggatttttttttaaattttctgttggCTGGTTTTCAGGTTGATTTGCTCCTTTTGAGAAGTGAAGACACACCATTCAAGATGAAAGCGGAGCAGGTGGTGACTCAGCTCCAACAGGCCGGCCAGGTGACCCAGGAGACCCTCGACGACATGCTGTGCCGTGTCCCGACGGGGAAGAGGAAGCCGGTTGTAATGGAGCGGGTGAGGAGGACCAGCCAAAGGACTCGGAGGTCTCTACAGTCCAATCTGTTGTCAGAGTGAAGCCAGAGATGAACACTTAGAATCAACTCTCTCACTGGTGATGAATTATAATGTGAAATTTCTGGGATGTTATAGCACCCTATTAATATGGGCTCTGTTACCAGCACAATCATGAAAGCCAGTGGTGCTTACCTCGCGCAGacaggaaaatgttaaattcaaaaaataagACTGAAgtggtacttttttttaaaattactattattattttattttgaagaactttttcaaaatttaccAACAAAAATCTCTTCATGTCCCCATGGTCTTGGGATCAAGATCATGTCTGACCCAGTAATAAGGTCAGACATTTATTGTCAACAAAAAGTAGAATAGCTAAtggttatttgaagctgctgtgTACCTCTAAGAAAAGGACAgtgtttaaatcaaaactatGATACTTCCTGGAATCAGATCAATAATCTGTAAATATCCCTATTACCTTTGATTATCCATCTCTGAAAGAAATGTATGCTCTGCTGACAGGTATTTGGCTCCATGTCTCCACTTGCTGAAACTTCTGtaggaagaaaaagaataacCGTATTTGTATTATATCTGCTTTCAAGAATCCTGTGTTAACATTGAGCGCTTTGGGAGGATTGTGTTTTGTATATTCAGTATAGATGTATGAGCGAGTGATTAAAGGTGAGcagatatttaataataaaatagatctgaaataaacaaagttaagAAATTAAGAATTTCTTTGCCGTCATTGTATGCTGAGTGTAAAATCATATGCAGAGGATTAAACTGATAGGTTGCAAAATATTACCAATAAGTACCTTCAGCCTGGACACGTGCCAAAAGTCTCACTCTGAACTGATTTAAATCATAGAGCTGATAACATTTTTGATGCTCCTCAGAATGACTACAAAACCTCTGCTATTTTCAGTAgcctaagattttttttaaataaatctaaagcatcattaatgtttttgtaattgtaGTAACTGTAATCATCCATATCCAAAAACTTgcactgcaaacaaaacaaagattgtTTAAAACAATGCAGGCATGTGCACATACAAAAATCTGGGGTGGCACTGACACTCTTTATGGCTTTATGGAAGTCAGAGTTGTTCTAAAATCTCAGACAATCCAAGCCTACAGAAGGATATTGCATAGAAACTGCTCCCACCCAGTACAACATAATGGAtttgtaaaatgtcaaatatagaaatgtacatatttttaagggttatttcttttttaataaaggcTAATAGTGCcattaaaaataacctttttaaaTACACACGTTTctatatttgacattttacaaaTCCAACTCTGACCTCAGAAAGTGTGTCAGTAGAACTTGATGAAACGCAGTGAACCGCAAATGACATGGCTCTACAATTCCTGTTGATTGTGTACCTTTTTTCTatcatgttttccttccactgaactttccaTTGTGATCCTTGGATGGAGCGCTCTTTAAAGCAGCTGCttatgttttatcatttctgtGTTGACATTTTCTTAAAGGTGTTATTTACtattcaaattttttgaatGTTGCATTTTGGGGATTCTTCAGTTTCAAGCCTACTCTTGGAAATAAACATAGATATAGGCTTGAAATGTATCACTCTTTTGTACTTCAATAATACTTTTTGACCGCGCTAACATTTCACTATGACTACTATTACTTTTGTGCTTTGAATACAttaataaagcacaaaattaaaCCTAGTAAAGCTAAACATACAGACAGCTGTGACCACTGTAAACAAAGGAGGACGCATTTTAAGCCCCTCCCACCACGCACAGCTGACGCTGCCAGAGCTCGCACGGTGAGCAACAAGACgaaactgcttttatttaatccaaACCCGTTAATTTTACTCTTATCCAATGTAATAAGGTGTTTGCATTCGATATTTTAGTCATTTACAAAGCGGGTTGGAAGTTCCAAGACATATGCGTCGGTGATATCCGCTCCTAGCGGCTGCTGGTGGCGATGCTACTGCTTGTGATCATCAGCTAGCCCAGGCTTAGCTGGCTCGGAGTGACGGGGACAGAGAACCGTGGGCGAAGCCAGCTGGTGACATCAGGCAGCTGACACCAgcacacaaaaggaaaaatattactatatataaaaaaggtttgaaagtTGGAATTGTATTTGGTTTCACCGAACTGGAGCGTAGTGGTGTATTAGGCTAGTCGGCAGCTGGTTTTGTTGCCTGGAGCGAACTTAACTTGGATATTATTGGGTTGTTTCAGGCTGTGAAATCTGCCTGTGGGTGTTTGAAAACCgtagcaaaaaaataacaaagcacAATGAGCTCCGAAGAGACAGCAGCGCCCAGCAAAGCCGCTCCGGAGGATGATGGCATGACCTGGTGGTACAGATGGCTCTGCAAAATCGCTGGGGTTTTGGGAGGAATATGTAAGTAGCTGTCAGTGTCCTTCTACTGTCTTCAAGTTTATACATTTTACGtatagttttattatttgccAGACTGTTTCCGGGTAATTTATTCTTGTCTTTATGATTGGTGTATTTACTCATGGCTGTGTTGGGACAGGATCCGTTTTGACTGTGACGTTTGAGCGTGTAAATACTGCTTCATCTTTTGTCCCTGCTGCTTGTTCATTGTCCCCTCACTGCAGTAGGGCGCCgcctgttttgtttgctttccccCTTCACCCAGCCTTAATACTCTTGAAGAAAAGTGacacaaaaatcaaatttgCTGAATATTCCCTTCAGGAAAAGCACAATCCATCTCGGCATGAGACAGATTTGGTGCTGCCTTTGCAGTTTTCCAGCAGCACTGCAGCCCTCCgtcccctccctctctcctccccaGTGACACCAGAGTCACAGTCCCTGTATCACATTAACCACTGCATATTCAATGACTTCTGTATTATTAAGAGGAATGGACGGTGTAAGGGAGCAATGGTCTGCTGCGttgttttttccagtgtttGAGACAGTGTGATGTTTGGTGCTGAAGCAgttcttttcaaataaagtggATGGTGAAAATACAAAAGATAGGTGGCAGGTGGGctaatttctttttcaagtaaactaaaatgtctttaatattAAGGTGgacataatgtttgtttttaatagggTGAAAGTCTTCCATTACATTTAGTTCAAGTTGTTTTCTATTctgccaattcacaacaaatatcatCTCAAGGCGAACATGTCCATTTCAGATCCATCTATATAGATTCAAATTTGGTCCAGATTCAGTTCAAATcacttaacatttttcaaatacttTGATTCAGATTCAGTCTCATACAGTTATTCTGTATCTATATAACAATATTGAATTCATATATTCATATGAAATGCATATTCAGTGATATGCATTTGGATTGTTTAATTCcggttgaaaaaaacaaacatatcaaTAGCAGCATTAATGACCACTGATATGCTTTGATTTTTGTGAGAAATGTTTTGCAGcgctttttttctgtcatcacaGAAGTCGCGTTTGAGGCTAAGCCATAAAtcatatttcagatttccaCCCGAAAACGGAGGGAGCCATGAAACTGTACTAGAATACTTAGGATTATACATGTTTCTTGGTTTACAGTGACTTTTTCCTTCTAAATGTTGAATCATAATTGATCTCAAGCCTTATCCTTATTTAGAAGTCTCTCTAtcatttttgcagtgcagtaatTGAACGTCAGAGGAGTTTATTACACaatctcattatttctttttctgctcttattttCTGTATCTCACACGCCTCTGCAATGTGAGGTTATGCCAGTTCTCACCCTCTCCCTCTAATTCCCACTCTGATCATGTTTCTGTGAGTTTTCTCACAGCTTTCCCAGAACATATGAACATGATACTCACGTTTCACTTACctcttagcttttttttttttcaacataattGCTTCCAATCAGCTTATATTATAACACGTATTCATTTCTGATGGTTTATATGTcgtgtttttcagattttgtttagaATAACCTCTCCTGCACCCTGCTATTAAAGCTAAGAAtaagaaaagcttaaaaagcTTTTCATTCTAGTCATGAAGTGGTTAGTCTTACTCATAAAATACAAACCTATTTGGACTCTGAAAcagttgtaattattttttttattatagttatAAAAAACTATAACTATAAGTTTATCACAACTATAAAGTCGTGATCAAACGTTCCCATATGACGTATGTCGGCGTGTTCCAGGCGTGTTTGGAGTGTAAATGTGCTGATTTCAAGAGACATCCCACTGTTTGCAGTActtatcatgtttttattaaacacaaaagtGGCTGACGTTGATTTCTTTCATAGCCTGATCGCTCACTTAGCGATCCCCTCTCCTCTGAGGAGTTTACTGTACAGATCAATGTCTTGTGTTGCGCCGTAATGTTTTGTGTCTGATCCCGTGACCTGCCATCTGTTTTGCCACAACAAAAACAGCCGTCTTGTTTTGTCTCCTCCGCATGCAGCCTGCGCTGTCTCGGGAGTATGGAACTGCGTCACTGTGAACCCTTTAAACATCGCTGCTGGAGTATGGATGGTGTAAGTTTCTCAAGTTTCATTTGGGAATTTTCACCTGAATGTgatttctcttttacttttctattttgCTTTGCtgagcacaaaataaaaatatatgcattttttctaaacattaacCCAACCAAGCAATTGAGAGCAGgttaaatttttataataaagctGTTTCATGCACATATTTACTCATGGCCAGTACTCAAAACTGTTACGGACTGGGTTGAAagttcatcttccagcaggacgTCAATGAAACCTACAGCCAGAGATTCAGTGGAATCCATTATCAGTGCTGGTTGATCCTCTGCTTTTCATGTTTAGGTGTTTCCCTGAGGGCACACCTGATTTCCGAAAAAATTTCTGATTAACATGCTTCTGCAGGAGGTGgtgtaaatatttaaaccacGTGTGCAGGAACAGATGCACATCTGAAACATGAAGGACAGTGAGCCCTGACGACTAGGATCGAGAACCACTGCTTTAGATAAAAGTATATTCTGCATGTTAgggtggcctagtcaaagtccagacataaatctaACTGGGATTCattgtcaaaacagaaaaattgagAAGCGTAGATGGAATAGAATGTCTCTGTTGTACAATCTCATGTGTATTGAGAGTCAAACCTCTAATTCCAGGGTTCACATTTAGAATGGCAAATCAAATATTAAGCATTAAGGCCACCACCAAACAGGAAAATATGTCTGAAATCACATGAAAAGCCTTCCAACAAACACACCCTAACAGAGCCACTTGTAAGTTTGTTCACGCCCTCTGTGTTGCGAGGCATATTCATCATTAATATTAtgttaaagacattttttttgacagcttatttgttatttcctcttctcgttgatttctgtttctgtgtctgagaTTGACG
The sequence above is a segment of the Gambusia affinis linkage group LG17, SWU_Gaff_1.0, whole genome shotgun sequence genome. Coding sequences within it:
- the ptcd2 gene encoding pentatricopeptide repeat-containing protein 2, mitochondrial, which gives rise to MALLGTLTAKCCRSLLFKPFKGLLRPSWIQGCIGAKRHLLSEDVIKLQDFQQKKLAVAHLVTGSDGNYIELFREKMQRNELILRDDLKLLLHLCQTPDDMLVAQKAIYRYHAENQNLLYGDFKFGPLFMRLCYELGMEGMATATLTDKNMKGFFIDSTSFNIAINMLFVKGSYESAMDVLRTMRSQGVPFNKDTLTLAIATCYKLNTAECYRISMSLIEEEQTRGQFITRHAYCFAVALALRRNDLEKAQSMYSQIMSTDSNLCQNFNVMLLTMSGDVLGAASVLSAAMSPSRSFFVKKPEFSEEVVDLLLLRSEDTPFKMKAEQVVTQLQQAGQVTQETLDDMLCRVPTGKRKPVVMERVRRTSQRTRRSLQSNLLSE